The genomic DNA GCTATGGATGAAAGTTTGATGGACTGGGGACAAATAGATGGCATTGCGGCTACTTGTGCGCCAGGATTGGTAGGAGCATTACTGGTAGGTTTAACAGCCGCTAAAACCTTGGCTATGGTGTATGAAAAACGATTTTTGGGAGTTCATCACCTAGAAGGTCATATCTACGCCACTTACTTGGCACAGCCCAACATAGATCCCCCATTTCTTAGCTTACTCGTTTCAGGCGGACATACAAGCTTGATTTATGTTAAAGATTGTGGTATTTACGAAACTTTAGGAACAACCCGTGATGATGCGGCAGGAGAGGCCTTTGATAAAGTCGCCAGGTTATTAAAACTCGGTTATCCTGGAGGCCCTGTAATTGATAAGTTAGCTCAAACAGGTGATCCCCAGGCTTTTACACTGCCAGAAGGAAAAATCTCTCTATCTGGGGGCGGATATCACCCTTATGATGCTAGTTTTAGCGGTTTAAAAACGGCGGTATTAAGGTTGGTACAGAACTTGGAAAAAGATGGTGAAGAATTGCCAATAGCCGATATTGCCGCCAGTTTTCAAGAAACCATAGCCAAAGCCCTAACTAAAAGGGCGATCGCCTGTGCTGGTGACCATAGTTTAAAAACAATTGCCGTAGGTGGGGGAGTAGCAGCTAACAGCGGACTCAGAAAGCATTTACAGACAGCAGCCGCAAAGCATAATTTCCAAGTCCTCTTCCCCCCCTTAAAATTTTGTACCGATAACGCCGCCATGATCGGTTGTGCAGCCGCAGATCATCTATCTCGTGGTCATACATCACCCTTCACCTTGGGCGTTCATTCTCGACTACCTTTAACTAAAGTCATGGAATTGTATGGGAAGTAGGGAGAGTGGGAGAGTGGGAGATGGAGTGAATTAATAACGCAATCACCAATCACCAATCACCAATGATCGAATATGATCAGCTACAGCATCAGGTTGTTCTAACATTGCCAAATGTCCACAATCAGGAATTTCAATATAATTATCACCAACATATTGGAAAAGCCGATGAAAACTGGCTAAATGGCGTACATACTTAGGCTCCATCACCTTATCATCAGCACCAGCTAAAAAATAAACTGGTTGTTTTACTTGTGATACTAACTGTGGTAAACGGTTCACTTCGTCTTCTGTAGTAGAGTCTAAAAGTGTACCCAAAGCAGCTTCTGGATCAGCAACAACAAAATCTATTACTCTTTGACGCGCCCAGTAGCGAGCCAAAGGACGTAAAACGCTAGTTTTTGTAAACAGCAGATCAATGAGAGGCACTTGATAAAGCCAACGTGGTCTAACTTGTAGGAATTTTTGACCAGTAGCGCGAAACTGCTCAAAAGCTTCTTTTAGATAAATTCCCCCACCTGCATTAATACAAATAACACCCTTGACACACTCTGGTAATTTGGCAGCAGTCCATAAAGCAATAGTGCCACCTAAAGAATGGCCAATTAGCCAAACGCTCCCAATATTCAATGTTTCCAAAAGGGCTATTAAATCTTTAGCGTAGGCAGAGGGAGAATAAAGAGAATCAACAGAATCATTCACTACTTGAGTGGTAGTGTCATTGATGAACTTTAGTTGTGAAACTCTTTCTGTTCCTTCCAACTGGAATTTACTGCGGGACTGAGATTTACCAAAGCCTCTTAAATCATAGGAAAGACACTGAAAATCATCTGACAGACGAGAAATAACAGGTTGCCAATATCCACGGCTATTCAGCCAACCGTGAATGAATACTAAAGCATGGGGGCAAGATGTCGGGGCTGTTAACTCATAAGAGTGTGGAACGCCAAAGATTTCTATTGTTGCCATACGGATATCCTAACCCGACGGGCTGCAACTAAAATGTAAAGATAAAAATACTTAGATGGTCATTTGGTGTTGAAAATCATCATGATGGCAAGGTAAGAGGTATACCCGGTGACAGGTGACAGAGTGAAAAGTCTTTTTGTATCTGGGTTTTATTGTCTATAAATATCCTAACCACCTTGTCTATTGCGATCAAAGGTAAAAGATGTTCAGAAATTTTACTTTTTGTAACCACTGACTACTGACCAAGTAATCTTTGTCGCACCCCTTCTGCAATTTTGTTACCAAGATATTCAGGAATTAGACTTTCGTTTGGCCCTAGTAAGTAGAGTATGAGTCTTGTACGTCCGCGCCAAACTAACAAATTAGCATTGACTACTAATAGGTCTTCCTGCCAAATGGCGTACATAACTTTATAAAATAATCCTGGTTGATTATCAGCTTCTATAACTAAAGCAGGAAGATGAAAAACAGGATCAACATAGAATTCTGTTTGTACTTGTTCCAAACCAGCATTGAGGTTAAATTCTACTGCTAACATTTCTTCTACCTCAAAGCGATTTCC from Okeanomitos corallinicola TIOX110 includes the following:
- a CDS encoding alpha/beta hydrolase, producing MATIEIFGVPHSYELTAPTSCPHALVFIHGWLNSRGYWQPVISRLSDDFQCLSYDLRGFGKSQSRSKFQLEGTERVSQLKFINDTTTQVVNDSVDSLYSPSAYAKDLIALLETLNIGSVWLIGHSLGGTIALWTAAKLPECVKGVICINAGGGIYLKEAFEQFRATGQKFLQVRPRWLYQVPLIDLLFTKTSVLRPLARYWARQRVIDFVVADPEAALGTLLDSTTEDEVNRLPQLVSQVKQPVYFLAGADDKVMEPKYVRHLASFHRLFQYVGDNYIEIPDCGHLAMLEQPDAVADHIRSLVIGDW
- the tsaD gene encoding tRNA (adenosine(37)-N6)-threonylcarbamoyltransferase complex transferase subunit TsaD, encoding MTTVLAIETSCDETAVAIVKNREVCSSVVTSQIPVHRQYGGVVPEVASRQHLEIINQAIAQAMDESLMDWGQIDGIAATCAPGLVGALLVGLTAAKTLAMVYEKRFLGVHHLEGHIYATYLAQPNIDPPFLSLLVSGGHTSLIYVKDCGIYETLGTTRDDAAGEAFDKVARLLKLGYPGGPVIDKLAQTGDPQAFTLPEGKISLSGGGYHPYDASFSGLKTAVLRLVQNLEKDGEELPIADIAASFQETIAKALTKRAIACAGDHSLKTIAVGGGVAANSGLRKHLQTAAAKHNFQVLFPPLKFCTDNAAMIGCAAADHLSRGHTSPFTLGVHSRLPLTKVMELYGK